A region of Chitinophaga horti DNA encodes the following proteins:
- a CDS encoding EamA family transporter: MKYYIAAICAFATWGFFSLVLKPLHHYLSADILFYRVFLCAALMLAIGLFIRRRTLRESRIIIKSMTPQERKRTALLTLGGGLLLTGNWFFFIYAMNHVSVKATSLAYLVCPILTAVLAALILKEHLNKWQWAAVGLSAISCMMLSFNSLPDLFYAVITALSYALYLVIQRRNNALDKFLNLSIQIIFAALILLPFFPVFSGPVPQEAFFYTSIAVIAVLFTIVPLFLNLYALKGINSSTVGMLLYINPIIAFNLAIFHYHEQINMIQLSAYVLILISIIVFNVQLIRKPLSR, from the coding sequence ATGAAATACTATATCGCTGCGATTTGTGCGTTTGCTACCTGGGGATTTTTCAGCCTGGTACTGAAGCCCCTGCATCATTACCTGTCGGCCGACATCCTCTTTTACCGTGTGTTTCTGTGCGCCGCGCTGATGCTGGCCATTGGGTTGTTCATCCGTCGCCGAACGTTACGGGAGAGTCGCATCATTATCAAATCGATGACGCCACAAGAACGGAAACGCACAGCGTTGCTTACTTTGGGCGGAGGGCTGCTGCTGACGGGCAACTGGTTTTTCTTCATTTATGCGATGAATCATGTGAGCGTGAAAGCAACGTCGCTGGCCTACCTGGTATGCCCGATCCTGACGGCGGTATTAGCCGCGCTGATCCTGAAAGAGCATCTCAACAAGTGGCAATGGGCAGCCGTCGGGTTAAGTGCGATTAGTTGTATGATGCTGTCGTTCAATAGTCTGCCGGATTTGTTTTATGCGGTAATTACTGCCTTGTCGTATGCGCTTTACCTCGTCATACAGCGTCGCAACAATGCGCTGGATAAATTCCTGAACCTTAGCATACAGATCATATTCGCAGCGTTGATATTACTGCCGTTTTTCCCGGTGTTTAGCGGCCCCGTACCACAGGAAGCGTTTTTCTATACGTCGATTGCTGTTATAGCGGTGCTTTTTACGATCGTACCGTTATTCCTCAACCTGTATGCATTGAAAGGCATCAACTCGTCGACCGTCGGCATGCTGTTATACATCAACCCGATCATTGCTTTTAACCTGGCGATCTTTCATTACCATGAGCAGATCAATATGATTCAATTGTCGGCGTATGTACTTATTTTGATATCGATTATTGTATTTAATGTACAATTAATCAGGAAGCCGCTGTCCCGCTGA